Proteins from a single region of Chaetodon trifascialis isolate fChaTrf1 chromosome 10, fChaTrf1.hap1, whole genome shotgun sequence:
- the LOC139338206 gene encoding forkhead box protein P2-like: MPESPLSPTAARQTPASSLLSHTDNGAGERVANGDSCSGVSGENWQSLHHKQVFLAMMAPQQMQHLLSPNQLQALIHQKQQALMLQQQHLKEFYKKQQQQIHLQLLQQPPSKKVKELPAQQLVFQQLLQLQQQQQQQLLRAQRPVLPSPALSPGGLSPAEMHQIWKELTNAVTEDKTTSKANQDSSANDTVSTKVTAKQPADQLTSSPRRAECAVKAERTATHTLYSHGVCNWPGCESVCESFSEFIKHIGSEHTLDDRSTAQCRVQMQVVQQLELQLCKERERLRAMMAHLHLPSLEAPSSCAPASLQSLQSDTAADPRGPQLSSVVTSSLPSLSPSDSAQASPQPLARVSTPSQACEDEAPRASCVGAIRRRYHPLVYSLSSENEFELYKNTDIRPPFTYATLIRQAIMETSDMQLTLNEIYNWFTRTFAYFRRNAATWKNAVRHNLSLHKCFVRVENVKGAVWTVDEVEYQRRRSQKITGSPSLMKNVSSSLDFGTVLNASLQTALAEASLPGFKKGCVSRNSRSQIQENKAANSNNHSQQNISPHVQHSPFLKDEALNLNDQESQMIKPALLPHGVTENDEEHLFDLE, encoded by the exons ATGCCTGAGTCTCCTCTCAGTCCCACGGCAGCCCGTCAAACCCCagccagcagcctcctcagtcACACAGACAACGGTGCAGGAGAGAGAGTAGCTAATGGGGACTCCTGCAGTGGAGTGAGTGGTGAAAACTGGCAGAGTCTCCACCATAAACAG GTGTTTCTGGCTATGATGGCTCCTCAGCAGATGCAACACCTTCTGTCCCCCAACCAGCTGCAGGCTCTGATCCACCAGAAGCAACAAGCTCTTATGCTCCAGCAG CAACATCTGAAAGAGTTTTACAagaagcaacaacaacagatccacctgcagctgctccagcagcCGCCCAGCAAGAAAGTCAAAGAG CTCCCCGCACAGCAGCTTGTgttccagcagctcctccagctccagcagcagcagcagcagcagctcctccggGCACAGAGACCGGTCCTGCCCTCTCCTGCCCTCTCTCCAG gAGGTCTCAGCCCTGCAGAGATGCACCAGATATGGAAAGAGCTCACAAACGCAGTAACTGAAGATAAAACCACATCGAAGGCCAATCAGGACTCGTCTGCTAACGACACCGTGTCAACAAAAGTCACAGCGAAGCAGCCCGCTGACCAGCTGACTTCCTCCCCTCGCAGGGCAGAGTG TGCTGTCAAAGCTGAGcgcactgccacacacactctctacaGCCATGGTGTGTGTAATTGGCCCGGATGTGAGTCGGTGTGTGAAAGCTTCAGCGAGTTCATCAA gcacATAGGCAGTGAGCACACTCTGGATGACAGGAGCACCGCGCAGTGCAGAGTCCAGATGCAGGTGGTCcagcagctggagcttcag CTCTGCAAAGAACGGGAGCGTCTGCGAGCGATGATGGCTCACCTGCATCTGCCATCTTTAGAGGCTCCATCGAGCTGTGCACCTGCGAGTCTACAGTCACTACAATCTGATACGGCCGCTGACCCCCGCGGCCCACAG ctcagctcagtcgTCACCAGCAGCCTGCCCTCGCTGAGCCCATCGGACTCGGCCCAGGCGTCCCCCCAGCCTCTGGCCCGTGTCAGCACTCCCTCCCAGGCCTGTGAGGACGAGGCGCCTCGTGCATCGTGTGTTGGGGCCATAAGACGTCGTTATCACCCCTTAGTCTACTCGCTGTCTTCAG AAAATGAGTTTGAGCTCTACAAGAACACAGACATCAGACCACCTTTCACCTATGCAACGCTGATAAGACAG GCTATTATGGAAACATCAGACATGCAGCTAACTCTCAACGAGATATACAACTGGTTCACACGGACGTTCGCTTATTTCAGACGCAACGCTGCCACTTGGAAG AACGCGGTGCGCCACAACCTGAGCCTGCACAAGTGTTTTGTGCGTGTGGAGAATGTGAAGGGCGCCGTGTGGACTGTGGACGAGGTGGAATACCAGAGGAGGAGATCCCAGAAGATCACAGG CAGCCCATCACTGATGAAGAACGTGTCCTCCAGCCTTGATTTTGGGACCGTTCTGAATGCCAGTTTACAG ACGGCACTGGCTGAGGCGTCCCTGCCGGGTTTCAAAAAGGGGTGCGTCAGCAGAAACTCCAGGAGCCAAATACAGGAgaacaaagcagcaaacagcaacaacCACAGCCAACAGAACATCTCCCCACATGTCCAGCA CTCTCCTTTTCTTAAAGACGAAGCGCTGAATCTGAATGACCAAGAATCCCAGATGATAAAACCAGCTCTTCTGCCGCACGGCGTGACTGAAAATGATGAAGAGCATTTGTTCGACCTTGAATAA